In Capsicum annuum cultivar UCD-10X-F1 chromosome 7, UCD10Xv1.1, whole genome shotgun sequence, one genomic interval encodes:
- the LOC107854042 gene encoding defensin-like protein has product MGNLMRLFATFFLVAMLLLATGPMTSVEARLCESQSHHFKGKCFSDTNCGSVCKSEGFTGGKCRGLRQRCFCTRNC; this is encoded by the exons atGGGAAACTTAATGCGTTTATTTGCAACTTTCTTCCTTGTAGCCATGCTTCTTTTGGCCACTG GACCAATGACAAGTGTAGAGGCAAGGCTCTGCGAGTCACAGAGCCACCATTTCAAGGGGAAATGTTTTAGCGATACCAATTGCGGCTCCGTTTGCAAGTCCGAGGGCTTCACTGGTGGCAAGTGTCGCGGTCTCCGCCAGCGTTGCTTTTGCACCAGAAATTGTTAA